Proteins from one Gibbsiella quercinecans genomic window:
- a CDS encoding sigma-54 interaction domain-containing protein: protein MTSQTLSLMHIQPTIRHFTQMLSQVLRLEVEIVDNQLLRVAGSGPYRSHIGRQSDNTRLLQYVIDNKKEKVVIHSQHDPICQSCGQYGHCGELAFLGLPVMHEGTCLGVISLAAINPEQQQRLQENIAVFSDYVRHISSLLMANLTKNPTANDDMDVLFTTLINSMDQGILVLDEHGIITFANQNALRLLNTRWETLAQTPVTIRPLVASKDFANGNAQHVISFAARQEVVIGQHHNGKNRQLFLFAFHQSERPAPVEKADSTPHIGQFIGNAPAVQALKQLIARFADSPSSIMITGESGSGKEVLARAIHQMGRRNAHPFIAINCAAIPEHLLESELFGYVKGAFTGAAPNGKAGLIQSAHRGTLFLDEIGDMPLALQAKLLRVLETREVMPLGASKPVAVDIRIVSATHQNLAQALKDGTFREDLYYRLKVIPVEIPPLRERTADIELLVHHFLNLHTRRIGSTYPGVSREVMALLRHYRWPGNVRELSNLVEYLVNIVPDGEVIDPTLLPPHFHNTAAAVRPAAETAASDASRAAPPSLKQLEHQRIEEALRRGMSKTQLAQELDISVATLYRKIKKYELRDIH, encoded by the coding sequence ATGACGAGCCAGACCCTGTCTCTGATGCACATCCAGCCCACTATCCGGCATTTCACACAGATGCTCAGTCAGGTATTGCGGCTTGAAGTCGAAATCGTCGATAACCAGTTGCTACGCGTCGCGGGAAGTGGCCCATATCGTTCCCACATCGGCCGTCAGTCGGATAATACCCGCCTATTGCAATACGTTATTGATAACAAGAAAGAGAAAGTGGTCATTCATTCGCAGCACGATCCTATCTGCCAAAGCTGCGGTCAATATGGCCACTGCGGCGAACTGGCCTTTCTCGGTCTGCCGGTGATGCATGAAGGCACCTGCTTAGGCGTAATCAGCCTTGCGGCGATCAACCCGGAACAGCAACAGCGGTTACAAGAAAATATCGCTGTTTTCTCCGATTATGTGCGGCATATTTCCTCGTTGTTGATGGCTAACCTGACGAAAAATCCCACGGCCAACGATGATATGGATGTTTTGTTCACCACGCTTATCAACAGCATGGATCAGGGCATTCTGGTGCTTGATGAGCATGGCATCATTACCTTTGCCAATCAGAATGCGCTGAGGCTGCTCAACACGCGTTGGGAGACGCTTGCCCAAACGCCGGTAACCATCCGCCCGTTAGTCGCCAGTAAAGACTTTGCCAACGGCAATGCCCAACACGTGATTTCCTTCGCGGCCCGGCAGGAAGTGGTGATCGGGCAGCACCATAATGGCAAAAACCGGCAGTTGTTTCTGTTTGCCTTCCATCAATCCGAACGCCCAGCGCCGGTCGAAAAGGCGGACAGCACCCCCCATATTGGCCAGTTTATTGGCAATGCGCCCGCGGTTCAGGCGTTAAAGCAGCTCATCGCCCGCTTTGCCGACAGCCCCTCTAGCATCATGATCACCGGGGAGAGCGGCAGCGGTAAAGAGGTACTGGCACGTGCCATCCATCAGATGGGACGGCGCAACGCGCATCCGTTTATTGCCATTAACTGTGCAGCGATCCCAGAACACCTGCTTGAGAGCGAACTGTTCGGCTATGTCAAAGGCGCATTCACCGGCGCCGCCCCCAACGGCAAGGCAGGGCTGATTCAGTCTGCACATCGTGGCACGCTCTTCCTTGATGAAATTGGCGATATGCCGCTGGCGTTGCAGGCCAAGCTACTGCGGGTTCTGGAAACGCGCGAGGTTATGCCGCTGGGGGCCAGTAAGCCGGTAGCGGTGGATATTCGGATCGTTTCCGCTACCCATCAAAATTTGGCGCAAGCGCTCAAAGACGGAACGTTCCGTGAAGATCTTTACTATCGTCTTAAGGTGATTCCGGTGGAGATCCCGCCGTTGCGCGAACGCACTGCGGATATCGAACTGCTGGTGCACCATTTTCTCAACCTGCATACCCGGCGCATTGGCAGCACCTACCCTGGCGTTAGCCGGGAAGTCATGGCATTGCTGCGCCATTACCGCTGGCCGGGCAATGTGCGCGAATTGAGTAATCTGGTGGAGTACCTGGTGAATATCGTGCCCGACGGCGAGGTGATTGATCCCACGCTGCTGCCGCCGCACTTCCATAACACGGCGGCGGCAGTGCGGCCGGCGGCTGAAACCGCCGCCAGTGACGCCTCGCGCGCCGCGCCCCCCAGCCTGAAGCAATTGGAGCACCAACGTATTGAAGAAGCATTGCGCCGTGGCATGAGCAAAACGCAACTGGCGCAAGAGCTGGATATCAGCGTTGCTACCCTATATCGAAAAATCAAAAAATACGAACTGCGCGATATTCACTAG
- a CDS encoding NTP transferase domain-containing protein produces MKPKVCLMLAAGLSSRMGQWKMMLPWGEGTVLDGALAAALSFCDRVVLVTGFRGAELNWRYGDNSRITLRHNECFTEGMFSSIRCGVEAVGGGHFFLALGDMPAVSGAVYRTLWQQRDARCLIPEYAQGKGHPVLLPPAMRGRVLAADNDTSMKVLIARHGQRRVPVADGAIHWDMDTPEQYQRLLRRR; encoded by the coding sequence ATGAAACCAAAGGTTTGTCTGATGCTGGCGGCGGGGCTTTCCAGCCGCATGGGGCAGTGGAAAATGATGCTGCCGTGGGGCGAGGGAACGGTGCTCGACGGCGCGCTAGCAGCGGCGTTATCTTTCTGCGATCGCGTGGTGCTGGTCACTGGCTTTCGCGGCGCGGAGCTGAACTGGCGCTATGGCGATAATTCGCGCATCACGCTGCGCCATAATGAATGCTTTACCGAAGGCATGTTCTCTTCTATCCGCTGCGGCGTAGAGGCCGTTGGCGGTGGACATTTCTTTCTGGCGTTGGGGGATATGCCCGCTGTCAGCGGGGCGGTGTACCGCACGCTGTGGCAACAACGCGATGCGCGCTGCCTGATCCCAGAATACGCACAAGGAAAGGGGCACCCGGTACTGTTGCCGCCCGCCATGCGCGGGCGAGTACTGGCAGCGGATAACGACACGTCGATGAAAGTACTTATCGCACGTCACGGCCAGCGGCGGGTGCCGGTGGCCGATGGCGCGATCCATTGGGATATGGATACGCCGGAGCAGTACCAGCGGTTGCTCCGCCGGCGTTAG
- a CDS encoding (2Fe-2S)-binding protein: protein MIDVEMKINGIRVQASVDDNVRLLDYLREVRRLTGTKEGCSVGECGACSIIMNGRAVCSCLLLVAQCDGADITTVEALHQDPVGLKLQNAFIRYGGVQCGFCTPGVLISAKALLDTNPLPNDEQIREALEGNLCRCTGYQPIITSIKAVLAQ from the coding sequence ATGATTGATGTAGAAATGAAGATTAATGGTATCCGGGTGCAGGCCAGCGTTGATGACAATGTCCGTTTGCTGGATTATCTGCGCGAAGTACGTCGTTTGACCGGCACCAAGGAGGGGTGTTCCGTCGGGGAATGTGGTGCCTGCTCGATCATCATGAACGGCCGTGCGGTGTGTTCCTGTCTGCTGTTGGTGGCTCAGTGCGATGGCGCTGATATCACCACGGTGGAAGCGCTACATCAGGATCCTGTGGGGCTTAAACTGCAAAATGCCTTCATTCGCTACGGCGGCGTGCAGTGTGGCTTCTGCACCCCCGGCGTATTGATCAGCGCCAAAGCGCTTTTGGATACCAACCCGTTGCCGAATGACGAACAGATCCGCGAGGCGCTGGAAGGCAACCTGTGCCGCTGCACGGGTTACCAGCCGATTATCACCTCGATTAAAGCGGTGTTGGCCCAGTGA